One stretch of Nitrosococcus watsonii C-113 DNA includes these proteins:
- a CDS encoding PepSY-associated TM helix domain-containing protein produces MSRLLQKTHLWIGLMAGALFCISGLSGSVLVFDDELDAYFNSELWQVEPQPGPIRLNEATTKIRSAFPSSVLLYVRLPREPNHSIEYWVKDEALQRVYIDPWRLDILGVRGEHAGLLGFLHDLHVHLLAGAQGLLANGILGLILLLMVVTGLWLAWPGWRRLLKTLRLPRTEARVVRWFALHRSVGLISLLLLFSSALTGAAMVFHEQANAALIALLGGPGLPEPPHIESSPLQSLSKSPAELLNIAEAAMGDERATWLQFPVQPSVPFIVRLRHPDNPHPNGTSYVALDAATGEVLMAHDEARGGPGQQLADLKYPLHIGTALGLPGRLVVLVAGMVPTLLFVTGVYTWWRKGRRRRARLDKLPSPSSF; encoded by the coding sequence ATGTCTCGTTTGCTGCAGAAAACGCATCTCTGGATTGGGTTGATGGCTGGAGCATTATTTTGTATTTCCGGACTCTCCGGCAGCGTGCTGGTATTCGATGATGAACTCGATGCTTATTTTAATTCGGAACTTTGGCAAGTCGAACCCCAACCTGGCCCCATTCGGCTGAATGAAGCAACCACTAAGATTCGGTCTGCGTTTCCAAGTTCTGTTTTGCTGTATGTACGTTTGCCCCGCGAGCCCAATCACAGCATCGAATACTGGGTAAAGGACGAGGCGCTGCAGCGGGTTTATATTGATCCTTGGCGTTTGGATATTCTCGGCGTTCGAGGAGAGCATGCCGGGCTGCTGGGATTTCTACATGATCTGCATGTGCATTTATTAGCAGGAGCACAAGGTCTACTCGCTAATGGCATACTGGGCCTGATCCTGCTGTTGATGGTTGTAACCGGGCTGTGGCTTGCCTGGCCTGGCTGGCGGCGGTTATTGAAGACCTTGCGCCTACCTCGCACGGAGGCGCGGGTAGTCCGCTGGTTTGCGCTCCATCGTTCGGTGGGTCTAATTTCATTATTGCTACTTTTTAGCAGCGCTCTAACGGGCGCGGCCATGGTTTTTCATGAACAGGCCAATGCCGCACTGATTGCTCTGTTGGGTGGTCCGGGTTTGCCGGAGCCGCCGCACATTGAATCTTCCCCTTTGCAGTCCCTATCGAAATCGCCAGCCGAGCTACTTAACATAGCGGAAGCGGCCATGGGGGATGAAAGGGCTACCTGGCTCCAGTTTCCGGTACAGCCGTCAGTCCCTTTTATTGTCAGGCTAAGGCATCCAGATAATCCGCACCCGAATGGTACCAGCTACGTGGCCTTGGATGCCGCCACTGGTGAAGTACTCATGGCCCACGATGAGGCACGCGGTGGTCCTGGCCAGCAGCTAGCAGATCTCAAGTATCCTCTGCATATTGGGACTGCTCTGGGCTTGCCGGGCCGTTTAGTCGTGTTGGTGGCAGGCATGGTGCCGACATTGCTGTTTGTTACCGGGGTCTATACCTGGTGGCGGAAGGGGCGGAGGCGTCGGGCCCGGTTAGACAAGTTACCCTCGCCATCAAGCTTTTAA
- a CDS encoding type I secretion system permease/ATPase codes for MAQQKEPSDLRRAFEVCKGSFFSVGFFSLFINLLMLVPPLYMLQVYDRVIITRSEETLLVLTLVVIFLFSILGGLELVRSRILIRMGNRLDTLISGRLYRAMFQRSVLSQGRQTAQPLSDLTQLRQFLSGNGLFAFFDAPWAPIYLGILYLFHPWLGYFATGAAVILLSLAIINEKATKALLASANRDHIKAQELASSNLRNAEVLHAMGMLPGLMGRWAGKHHTFLAQQSQASDRAGTLTNLSKILRLLFQSLILGLGAWLVLQGSLTPGMMIAGSILMGRALAPIDQMMASWRSFANWRGAYQRLHDLFEQTPKESRPMSLPAPQGEIALENVTAAPPGVPMATLRSLNFTVAKGEHIGIIGPSASGKSTLARVLLGIWPAQVGKVRLDGADIAQWSRDEVGPFIGYLPQDIELFDGTISENIARFGDIDSSKVVAAAKKAGIHTMILKLPNGYDTYISASGGALSGGQRQRVGLARALYGDPVLVVLDEPNSNLDDTGERALGQALMQLKAEGVTLFVISHRQSILRQADKLLMLREGQLSMLGPRDRVLAQLAKTNLAKGGKPAVSRLAAIQGRGISSMDSPPREQD; via the coding sequence ATGGCCCAGCAAAAAGAACCTTCGGATCTGAGAAGGGCGTTTGAGGTTTGTAAGGGCTCTTTTTTTTCGGTGGGCTTTTTCAGCCTATTCATTAACCTGCTCATGCTGGTGCCGCCCCTTTACATGCTGCAGGTCTATGACCGCGTCATTATTACCCGCAGCGAAGAGACTTTGCTAGTACTGACTCTGGTGGTGATCTTCCTGTTTTCTATTCTGGGTGGACTGGAGTTAGTGCGTTCACGAATTCTCATTCGTATGGGTAATCGTCTCGATACCTTAATCAGCGGGCGCCTCTATCGTGCCATGTTCCAGCGTAGCGTATTGAGCCAGGGGCGGCAGACGGCGCAACCACTTAGCGATTTGACCCAGCTCCGCCAGTTTCTGAGCGGCAATGGGCTGTTCGCCTTTTTCGATGCTCCCTGGGCGCCTATCTACCTGGGAATACTTTACCTTTTCCATCCTTGGCTGGGATACTTTGCTACTGGCGCGGCTGTTATTTTGTTGTCCTTGGCCATCATCAACGAAAAGGCCACCAAGGCGTTGTTGGCCTCGGCCAATAGGGACCATATCAAGGCCCAGGAGCTAGCCAGCAGTAATCTGCGGAATGCAGAGGTGCTCCATGCCATGGGTATGTTGCCGGGTCTTATGGGGCGCTGGGCTGGCAAGCATCATACCTTTTTGGCCCAGCAGTCCCAAGCCAGTGATCGGGCTGGCACACTGACTAATCTCTCCAAGATACTGCGGCTGCTGTTTCAGTCGCTGATTCTCGGCTTGGGCGCCTGGCTGGTGCTTCAAGGTAGCCTAACCCCCGGGATGATGATTGCCGGTTCGATCCTCATGGGCCGCGCCTTGGCGCCCATTGATCAGATGATGGCCAGTTGGCGGAGCTTTGCTAACTGGCGCGGCGCTTATCAACGTCTCCATGATCTTTTTGAGCAGACGCCAAAAGAATCCCGTCCCATGTCGTTGCCAGCGCCCCAGGGGGAGATCGCATTGGAAAATGTAACAGCTGCGCCGCCTGGTGTTCCCATGGCGACTCTCCGTAGCCTTAATTTTACAGTGGCCAAGGGGGAGCATATCGGCATCATTGGACCTAGTGCCTCTGGCAAGTCGACCTTGGCCCGGGTACTGCTGGGAATCTGGCCAGCGCAGGTTGGCAAGGTGCGTCTCGATGGGGCTGACATTGCCCAGTGGAGCCGGGATGAAGTGGGCCCTTTTATCGGCTACTTGCCCCAGGATATCGAGCTATTCGACGGCACTATCAGTGAGAATATTGCCCGTTTCGGTGATATTGACTCGAGCAAGGTGGTGGCCGCGGCTAAAAAGGCTGGCATACATACCATGATCCTTAAATTGCCTAATGGCTATGATACCTATATCAGTGCTTCTGGCGGGGCGCTTTCCGGGGGGCAGCGTCAGCGCGTGGGTTTGGCGCGAGCGCTTTATGGCGATCCTGTTCTGGTCGTTCTTGATGAACCCAACTCAAACCTTGATGATACTGGCGAGCGCGCCCTAGGGCAGGCGCTCATGCAGCTTAAGGCCGAAGGGGTTACGTTATTTGTGATCAGCCATCGTCAAAGTATCCTTAGACAGGCGGATAAGCTGCTCATGCTCAGGGAGGGACAGCTCAGTATGTTGGGTCCTCGTGATCGGGTGCTAGCCCAGCTTGCCAAGACTAATCTGGCGAAGGGTGGAAAGCCGGCGGTCAGCCGTCTAGCAGCCATCCAGGGCAGGGGCATAAGTAGTATGGATTCGCCGCCTCGGGAACAAGATTAA
- a CDS encoding HlyD family type I secretion periplasmic adaptor subunit: MKNIPLHRFDTGPSRQKVMTPSVSDQLLPTSDKYYRRLGMVILLFAFGGFGGWALTADLAVAVVATGAVSVESFKKTIQHLEGGIVEEIWVQDGDQVEAGNTLLVLDKTRVLSQLQIARMQYLTSGVARVRLLAEQRGARSIEFSEALRNSRFPRVKEVLAVQKALFQARREALAETLHGFDEQISQMKEQIDGLQSMIKVSQSMAASLRVEAKDLRRLFKEGFVSNQRLRELERKILGIQGEIAQYRSEIVRLQSRISENQTQKRLEQQEFQKEVGEQLRQAQASIADAEERMTALEEQIKRTTITAPVTGTVVGMAVHTLGAVIRPGEPVLSIVPSGGDFVVEARIPDRDIDNIYTGQYAEIRFSAFNQRLTDVIEGKVVHISADAFEDEITGERYYKARIKVTATGEKNMNRNIQLLAGMPAEVMIRTGERTFASYVAKPIADMLARAMREE; encoded by the coding sequence ATGAAAAATATTCCCTTACACAGGTTTGATACCGGCCCGTCCCGGCAAAAGGTCATGACCCCATCCGTATCAGACCAGCTGCTTCCTACCTCTGATAAATATTACCGACGGCTGGGGATGGTCATTCTGCTATTCGCCTTTGGCGGTTTTGGAGGCTGGGCTCTTACCGCCGATCTTGCTGTTGCCGTCGTTGCTACAGGAGCGGTTTCCGTGGAATCGTTTAAAAAAACCATTCAGCATCTTGAAGGGGGAATCGTCGAAGAGATATGGGTTCAGGATGGCGATCAGGTGGAAGCTGGAAATACCTTGCTGGTCCTCGATAAAACCCGGGTGCTATCCCAACTGCAAATAGCGCGCATGCAGTACTTGACCAGTGGAGTTGCCAGGGTGCGTTTGCTGGCCGAGCAGCGGGGGGCTCGTTCCATCGAGTTTTCCGAAGCCTTGCGCAATAGTCGTTTTCCCCGTGTTAAAGAAGTGTTAGCTGTTCAGAAGGCCCTATTTCAGGCCCGCCGCGAAGCACTTGCAGAAACCCTCCATGGGTTTGACGAGCAGATTTCGCAGATGAAAGAGCAGATTGACGGTCTGCAATCCATGATTAAGGTAAGCCAATCCATGGCAGCCTCACTGAGGGTAGAAGCCAAGGACTTACGCCGTTTGTTCAAGGAGGGCTTTGTAAGTAACCAGCGGCTACGCGAGCTGGAGCGGAAAATTCTGGGGATTCAGGGGGAAATTGCCCAGTATCGCTCGGAGATCGTGCGCCTGCAGTCCCGGATCAGTGAAAACCAGACTCAGAAGCGGCTTGAGCAGCAAGAATTTCAGAAAGAGGTTGGCGAGCAACTGCGCCAGGCTCAGGCTAGCATTGCCGATGCCGAAGAGCGCATGACCGCACTTGAGGAACAAATCAAACGCACGACCATCACCGCCCCTGTTACTGGCACGGTGGTTGGGATGGCGGTACATACGCTTGGCGCCGTGATTCGCCCTGGCGAGCCGGTTTTGTCTATTGTGCCTTCGGGAGGTGATTTCGTGGTCGAAGCGCGTATTCCTGATCGAGATATTGATAATATCTATACCGGGCAGTATGCGGAGATTCGTTTCAGTGCTTTCAACCAACGGTTGACCGATGTCATTGAAGGTAAGGTCGTGCATATCAGCGCCGACGCCTTCGAGGATGAAATCACCGGCGAACGTTACTACAAGGCGCGTATTAAGGTGACGGCGACAGGTGAGAAGAACATGAACCGCAATATACAACTGCTCGCCGGCATGCCGGCTGAGGTCATGATCAGGACGGGTGAACGAACCTTTGCCAGTTATGTGGCCAAACCTATTGCCGATATGCTAGCACGGGCCATGCGGGAGGAATAA
- a CDS encoding calcium-binding protein, which produces MADFLHEGSGLVFGTEENDVIRTSGPSVVFAGAGDDGVRMGYSNDIAYLGEGDDVAYVEAGNDLVFGEAGDDLIYGGSGNDWLDGGEGDDFLWGGEGSDQLFGKEGDDAIYGVTGTNALYGSNGNDLIMGGDQSDVIFAGEDDDVVLGGDGGDWISGGSGHNQIYGQGGDDIIYGNYSGDPENSNEIFYTGNDGTDTVNRFNAETDQFIISANINGTDIQSADDFSSRVSDYTDESGDESVAGSMIDLGADNGIQLVGIEASEVTANLPDYFTVA; this is translated from the coding sequence ATGGCTGATTTTTTGCACGAAGGTAGCGGTTTAGTTTTCGGCACCGAGGAAAATGATGTGATACGGACTTCTGGACCCTCAGTGGTATTTGCCGGTGCTGGCGACGATGGTGTTAGGATGGGTTATTCCAATGATATTGCCTATCTGGGAGAAGGCGATGATGTGGCCTATGTGGAAGCAGGCAATGATCTGGTCTTCGGCGAAGCCGGTGATGATCTTATTTATGGGGGCAGCGGCAATGATTGGCTTGATGGGGGCGAAGGTGATGATTTTCTATGGGGTGGCGAAGGCAGCGATCAACTCTTTGGCAAGGAAGGAGACGATGCCATTTACGGCGTGACCGGGACGAATGCGCTCTATGGCTCTAATGGTAATGATCTGATTATGGGGGGCGATCAATCGGATGTCATTTTTGCTGGCGAGGATGATGATGTCGTGCTGGGCGGAGACGGTGGCGACTGGATTTCCGGTGGCTCGGGTCATAACCAAATTTATGGTCAGGGGGGGGACGATATTATCTATGGTAACTACTCCGGCGATCCCGAGAACTCCAACGAGATCTTCTATACTGGCAATGATGGCACTGATACGGTGAATAGATTCAACGCGGAAACCGATCAGTTCATCATTTCCGCTAATATCAACGGTACAGACATTCAGAGCGCTGACGACTTTTCATCCCGGGTAAGTGACTATACTGATGAATCAGGTGATGAGTCCGTAGCCGGATCTATGATTGATTTGGGAGCTGATAACGGCATTCAACTGGTTGGAATTGAAGCGAGTGAAGTTACCGCTAATCTTCCCGATTATTTCACTGTTGCCTAA
- a CDS encoding MFS transporter: MSQHLTPPVSPIALALPVACTGATQSLLVIALPIILALTELNIGQLSPILGLAALGFLVGGYVWPRRVIRGQRRRLLGRLLLAAAISQMIFVVALFAGALGLIGTITLAGILFAARLTYGLTASGVFPTTHAWLASEYPEHARHGALTRMSATANAGRVLIPLTAAVLAMHWPEGILVLLVILPLIARLLLPHEVVSQEDMAFTVPVNRWPEAAIALPVVLIHMSLGLAEFIIGPYLSTEWNIVLSHAPVYTALLLAGIAACMVITQLVSLHYRLNPYSLLIWAPVGMALGTALAAAYPPALPAGLALMAISLALILPASAAGAAANRSLHTQAQAGADLYTARILGHLLGVTAAGPLFEIATHLPLVTAAVLALMAIPAGAKLRQALATGA; this comes from the coding sequence ATGAGTCAACACCTTACCCCGCCTGTTTCGCCTATCGCCCTTGCCTTACCTGTTGCTTGTACCGGAGCTACACAAAGCCTGCTGGTAATTGCGTTGCCGATTATCCTCGCGCTTACTGAGCTCAACATTGGGCAGCTAAGCCCCATATTAGGGCTCGCGGCCCTCGGATTCTTGGTAGGTGGCTATGTTTGGCCACGGCGGGTGATACGAGGGCAACGTCGCCGATTGTTGGGCCGGCTCTTACTCGCTGCGGCAATTAGCCAGATGATTTTTGTCGTTGCCTTATTCGCTGGTGCGCTAGGATTGATCGGGACGATAACGTTAGCAGGGATATTATTCGCTGCCCGGTTAACCTACGGGCTTACTGCTTCAGGCGTGTTCCCCACAACCCATGCCTGGCTAGCGAGTGAATACCCTGAACATGCTCGCCATGGAGCACTGACACGCATGAGTGCTACCGCGAATGCTGGCCGGGTACTCATTCCCTTAACGGCGGCGGTACTAGCTATGCATTGGCCGGAGGGAATACTCGTCCTGCTGGTAATTCTGCCGCTTATCGCCCGACTGCTGTTGCCCCATGAAGTTGTCTCCCAAGAGGATATGGCATTCACCGTGCCGGTAAATCGATGGCCAGAAGCAGCTATTGCGCTGCCAGTAGTGCTCATCCACATGAGTCTGGGGCTTGCGGAATTTATCATTGGCCCCTACCTATCTACTGAATGGAATATCGTCCTTAGCCACGCACCGGTGTATACAGCCCTGCTTCTTGCAGGTATAGCCGCTTGCATGGTGATTACCCAACTCGTTAGCCTCCATTACCGCCTTAATCCCTATTCTCTGCTAATATGGGCACCCGTAGGCATGGCACTGGGTACGGCCCTTGCCGCCGCTTATCCGCCGGCCCTACCTGCCGGCCTGGCGTTAATGGCCATTTCCCTTGCGCTGATACTGCCCGCTTCAGCTGCTGGCGCTGCCGCTAACCGCAGCCTGCACACTCAAGCACAGGCAGGCGCCGATCTCTACACCGCCCGCATCCTTGGGCATTTGCTTGGCGTCACGGCAGCAGGTCCCCTGTTTGAAATTGCTACCCATCTGCCCCTTGTCACTGCAGCGGTCCTTGCGCTTATGGCTATTCCAGCCGGAGCCAAACTGCGACAAGCATTGGCCACCGGCGCCTGA